The DNA segment TGGAGTTGCAGCTATTCATACAATGCTGGTTCAGAAGAAAAGTTCAGCGTCAGGCGGAATTGGCGGATTTGCCAAGACAAATTTAATCCTTAGCATTCTTGCTTTTGTTTTAGTCCTTTACAGCACTTTCTTAACCAGAAGCGGAGTTCTAGGTGATGCTTCTGTCCATAGCTTTGTCGATCCAGGTTATTTTGCATATCTCCTTCTAATGATATTCATGGCGACTTTTATTTTGCTCGGCGGTGGTCTTCTAATTTACAGATGGAGCTATTTGAAAGAACAAACTAAGCCTTATGAAAATTTACTCTCCCGCGAAATGGCATTGTTCACTGGTGCAGTAACTTTAGGAGCAACAGCTGCTGTAACTTTCGTTGGAACTTCTGCCCCAATTATTGGAAGGTCTGTTCAGATTAGTTTTTATGATGAAATGAATTTACCGCTTGCGATATTAATTGGGCTATTGAATGGATTTAGTTTGATTTTAAAGTGGAAGGAAACCCAAGGTCAGGATATCTTCAAAAAATCTCTATTCTCTTTATCAGCTGCCGTAATTACTACCATTCTATTTGTAATATTGGGCGTCCACGACTTTATGATGATATTGTTTGCATTTGGTTCTGCATTTTCATTCTTCGTAAATGCCGAAATCGCTTACAAAGTTTTCAGAGGGAATTTTCAAAAAGCCGGTGCATATATTTCTCACATGGGAATTGCACTTTTCTTCATTGGCGTGATTGCGTCTGCGAAGTATGATTCAAGTGTCGACGTTGATCTTATCAAGAATCAACCAGCTGAAGCTCTTGGCTACAAAATGACATTCACCGGTTACCAACCGACTGAAGACGGAAAGTTCTCCTTCAACATTGATGTGGAGAAAGATGGAAAAAAATATTTAGTCCAGCCAGTTATGTTTTACAGCGATTTTAATCAAGGCTTGATGCGAAATCCCGACATTCTTCAAAAATGGACACGTGATTTTTACATATCACCCATTTCTTACGAAGACGGCTCACAAGACAAGCAAAGTAGTTCAAAAACCTTCGAAATCACCCGCGGTGAAACAATTAAATTTGGTGAAGCAGAAATTTTATTCGTCGATTATGATTTCGATGAATCATCACGCGGCAACATGATGAAAGGTGGTGAATTTTCAATTGGTGCCAAACTTGAAGTGAAACATTACGGCAAAGTTTATAAGGTAACTCCAAAATTTATTAGCATAGATGGCGAACGCAAAGACTTTCCAGTTGATATTAAAGATGCAAATCTTTCAATCACCTTCGCCTCTCTAAGTGCGGATAAAGGTAAAGCGACTTTGGTTGTTTCACCTTACACTGTTGAAAAACTTCCTGTTCCAGTAAAACAAGAAATTCTCGCAGTTAATGCAAGTGTAAAACCATTTATTAATTTAGTTTGGGGCGGAACGATAATTCTCACCATTGGATTTATAGTTTCGATTGTACGCAGAGGAAAGGAATCGAAACAATAATATAGGATTTCATAAACAGCCCGCCAAAATGACTAAATTGACGGGCTTTTTTGTTATTAATTTTTGTTTATATATTTATGCGGATTTTTTGAAAACAATCTTTGACACTTTTCACAGCAGAAGTAATATTTCTTTCCATTGTACTCCGTAAACATTTCTGGGTCTGCCTCTTCTCCAGTTACAACACAAACTAACGAAGCAGTTTCTGCCGATGATTGTTTAAGTTCATGCACTTTCATCGAATCGGAAGACAGCGTAGAAATATTGCCTGAGGATATTTCTTCAGATTCCTTTTTCTGCATCGATTGATCAGCATTGTTCTGAGGTTTTTCTTCACAACCAATAAGAATAAAACCGCAAATGAATAGGAGCAATACATATAATTTCATCAGAATTCCTTTAATAAGTTGTTAAAACTGTTTCGATTACTGAACAATCGCGGCAGTAATAAAAGTTTCAGCTATTTAACAAGCTTTGAGATTTGCTTGAATTCATCTGAACGGCATTCTTCCAATAGCTCGAATAGAAC comes from the Ignavibacteria bacterium genome and includes:
- a CDS encoding cytochrome C biogenesis protein gives rise to the protein MFGNILTTLGFLSALVASLMYFFNFRGAKNTLGFARISFHLMATSTILASAFLLYLIVTHQFEYKYVYSYSDTSLPLGLLMSTFYAGQEGSFLLWALFTAVIGIFLQQYTAKRDDLEPRVMSIYCLVQTFLLLMITPMVKNPFALVWSEALFADARTIGSQFFNLPFLQNYFFSDNSTGQQFVKIDASLIGLLKSNGIALNEFIINGKGLNPLLQNFWMQIHPPVLFIGFAAMSVPFSFAFAALMKNEYVTWVKQSFPWLLFGSIILGLGIMLGGYWAYGVLGWGGYWAWDPVENSSLIPWIIGVAAIHTMLVQKKSSASGGIGGFAKTNLILSILAFVLVLYSTFLTRSGVLGDASVHSFVDPGYFAYLLLMIFMATFILLGGGLLIYRWSYLKEQTKPYENLLSREMALFTGAVTLGATAAVTFVGTSAPIIGRSVQISFYDEMNLPLAILIGLLNGFSLILKWKETQGQDIFKKSLFSLSAAVITTILFVILGVHDFMMILFAFGSAFSFFVNAEIAYKVFRGNFQKAGAYISHMGIALFFIGVIASAKYDSSVDVDLIKNQPAEALGYKMTFTGYQPTEDGKFSFNIDVEKDGKKYLVQPVMFYSDFNQGLMRNPDILQKWTRDFYISPISYEDGSQDKQSSSKTFEITRGETIKFGEAEILFVDYDFDESSRGNMMKGGEFSIGAKLEVKHYGKVYKVTPKFISIDGERKDFPVDIKDANLSITFASLSADKGKATLVVSPYTVEKLPVPVKQEILAVNASVKPFINLVWGGTIILTIGFIVSIVRRGKESKQ
- a CDS encoding YHS domain-containing protein, whose protein sequence is MFTEYNGKKYYFCCEKCQRLFSKNPHKYINKN